In the Pocillopora verrucosa isolate sample1 chromosome 4, ASM3666991v2, whole genome shotgun sequence genome, aaacaataatttaactGTAAATAGCTGTACATAATTTGGTCTCTTCAATTTCCAAATCCTTTACTCGTGCATTCCTCAAATTCTTGTTAAATTGTGAAGACCATGTGAACGGCTTTTTGAATTTTATGTCCGACTCGCGCCAGCAGCCGTCAGTCTGTTTAAAAGCGCTACAGTAgtaattatgtttatttttgtatttttaacttttcagaCAAATATCAACTGTATTATTTTGAGCTGTACAGGCGCCGAGTGTTCTGtagaataaatttgtttttattttgagagtTGAACGAGTTCTTATTTTTGTGggctaaatttgttttcagttttattctCCTAATCCAAAGTTTTTGTCGAGATTTCAGCATAACCCCATACTttattatgcatacagttcttggatgaaggaaacaatggcaaaaaaaaagattacctTAGGGGCAACGGCTTTCTTTTCGAATTGTATGAGGTTACACGTAAATCTTTCCTCGATCTTTTTTAAGACAAGATGAATTGATTGGATTTTAACAACTGAGGCGAgtttggccaccataaagaatTCTAAAACTAACGTTCCGAGTTGTGGCCCTTTGGAAACTCATTTCAGTGGCTAATTTTATATTATAAACTCGGTAGATAAAGCCAAATGAATTTTTCCACCGACGTTGAACACAGTTCCTCTAAAAACTTACTtcccttcattcatttttatagACAATGCGTTGATCCGGAtaaaatttagaatttattATTGTCTAGATAAATGTCGCAATACCAACATCAACCTGTCGTACTCCCACATACTATTATTTTCAGTGAGAATTTTTCCAGACTGACGGCTTGTCGAAGTTATGTGACGTCAGAGTTCagagacaaatttaaaaacggatgtagttttttttttgattgagaTGGACAAAATTCAAACTGTCCCTCTCGACTATTTAGCcattgattttttattttaaagcttGCATCGGGAGAAAAGTTGAACAACATTGAATAACGGAATGATCGAATTAAGTGCGACAGAAAGAATGACGTATACGTCATAATCTTAATTAGCATCTAAAGCAGCAAATTTAAGCTTGATATGACGGGAGCCTTAACCGCTTTTGAAAAAACACAAAGCACATAAATTTAACCTGGAGTATCGCTGCAAGAGAATTTTCTGGCCACGATGGAAAGCGATTCGAGATCAGAAAAACAACATATCATTCCTATAGCAGATCGAAGAGTATCCCCGGCTGACTCGGACCAATCAAATGTAAGTATATAGTTACATCAAATTTCAacctgttttcaaaaacatttttgtctgCTTTTCGTCTGACGCACAGATTTTCTTTTGATAGCTTCATATTACAAGGAATAGTTctgaaagaaatggaaattgacaaagtaaaaatttattaaCACCAAAAGAAACTAAATTGAGCTCCAGGTTGGCTGACTGGCATTTCAAAAACGATCTGAAATCAAGTAGCTTTTCATTGGAtctaaaaaaagaattatttttagtaaatAAATTTCCTGAACATGCAAAATCAGACGCTAACGACTAAAGactaaacgatttttttttgcaggtgtttttctttaacttccaacttttttttgtctctttgaaCAGAATTTTCATTTGGAACTACTATCTCACTCGTCAGACGATTTGTTGAACACTTGTCGTATTTGCAGAGATGAAACTGTTCGTGGATTACTCGTCAGTCCTTGTCTCTGCTCAGGAACCTTAGGGAAGTGTCATGTTCAGTGCCTGGAGGAATGGCTTTCAAAGGCCAACAAAGACTCCTGTGAAATTTGTGGCCATGAGTTCCACGTTAGGAAACTCCCGAGGTCATTTCAGGAGGTTCGTTTTATCCTCTTGACAGAAATCATGTCACAAGTTTAGGCGTAGCCAGTGTAAattggtttttaattttagagTTTATTGAATGTAGTATTTCAAACTGAAATCATCGCTGATGATATCTAGAGACTTTATTTGCAGCCAGATGTTTTattcaattaaaatatttttattacaaCTCAGATGACAGGCGTTGAGCTCTAGCCTCTTCGTTGttaaaggatattttttttcgtttaccACAAGCGCGTGGCTGATGCGGTTTCTTCATTATAGGCGCGCTGCTCCCGATCAAAAGGTTTGGGTTCTAGTCCTAACCAGGTTTTTTGTGTTATGTTCTCAGGAAAGGTTCATCTTCGCTCTTAAAATGCCTCTGAGGTTCTCAAATGCTAATACTCTGGGATAGCTACTAGTCCAAGGGCTAGAACGTGGTACAAATTTTTTACCCATAAAGAGAGTTAGTTTATCACTATTTACTTACGTACAGTTTTCCTGTGGAAGTATGCAGAATATTATATCAAATTATTCGatggtaaattaaaaagaagagTGTTGACTGGGATGAAAGTCGCCGCGCAAGCACTTATGGGACCGCTCAGGGGAAACGCTGGTCTGTCTGAATTCCTTTTTGAACTTGTTAGCccattttcctttctatttttctttccagtggTTCACGAAAGGCCAAAGCCGCCGCGAGCGCCGTTATCTCTGCGGAGACCTGATTTGCTTTCTAATCCTCAGCCCTCTGGTGTTTGCCAGCTCATATCTCTGTGCGCAAGGGGCATGGCACTACATGGCACTGACCGACACGTGGACTGGTGCGGGTTTGATCGTGCTCAGTCTGTTTCTTTGGTGCATCTATGGATTTTGGTTAATTGTAACGCTGAGGTTCCATCACAGATGCTGGCAAGATTGGAGAGAGCGTAACTATAGAGTGAAACTTGTGAAAATTGAAATAGTTGACGttaaggaaagaagaaaagacgAGGGTCTCTTGGAAACTTCTGTTTGATAAAAGCTCCGGAATGGCCAAGAAAAATACCAGCATCTTAAGGGAACGGCGGACAATACTAGCGCCACCAGTTTGTGGTTCACTAGACCAGATATCTGTTAATAAACAGTAGAGCACAGTGTGTCGATCTTTGATATATTTGTCATTTTCTGTCTGATCCTTAGTCCTCAATGGGTAGATTGGGAAACGGCCAAAGAGGCCAAGAATCATGAAAACAGCGGAATTGAGATGTTTGGGTTTGGCtcattgattaaaattaatcatAGACTGAATGGaattcaaaaggaaagaaaagaagaatgaaaatatcACGAAGATGACTTGGAAGTTTTCCGCACCTTAACTCATTGTTGGGATATCCTTATTATTTACGCCTTATATGTTAGGTGGTCGCCTCTGAAAACCGAGCcatcaaattgttttaacacggaaaatacatttttttgccTGTCAATGACAAATGAGGAATAATTCTCCACAAAGGGTCGGGTAAAAATTAGAGAAGTACAAACTTCAATATCAATTATCCTGCTAGAATAAGTCGTCTGCAATGGGCTTTTTTAAagtaatggggggggggggggagggaggggcgGTGTTTTAGggataaaaaatataatgaCTATGTTTGAACTGAGAAAATTGGAAAGTGTCGCAGGGTAATTACGCGGATACCAGTCTTCATAGGACATCTTCAAGATACTCATTTATTTTGTACCCTACACGTAAGAGTCAAATGCCTTTTGCGCTTGAGTTTGATTGGAACCAAGAGAATTTCAACATCGAACAATCAGTgtttcttaggttggtgatcattttatttattctcatgatcttcatgatgactgtaaggagaaactggTTGCTGGTCTTAACGTGACAGTTGCATAAGTTTACATGCACGTCCGCACGATTCACTGTTGTCACCAGACTCCAAAATCCCCGCCGGTCAAATCAACATGGCGTTTAGACTGTGCTCTTCAAGAATTTTACGAGCCGCGGTTTTGCCGTTTTCTTGGGGAAATTTCAGCAATTTTCCGGTAAGAAgcttttatgaaatgaaatattaacaCTATTTTGTATTGACAAGTTTAATCGTTTCTTTTATCGTAGATTAAGAATGGAATATCTACCTCTGCAATACTCTGTCAGGTAGGGATCCCATTCGATAAAATGATGAGACCAGAAGGTTATTTACCTATATTTTTTGTGCAATTCTTATTCATTGATGGACATTAAAAGATTCTGCGAAGTTATGACGCGAGTATCTGTCTCATCGACAACATTGCCTTCTGTTAGCGCACATTTTCCACTTATGTAAAAGTGCATGTACATATCTTGGTAACGGTTAACGAGTACAAGTTGGCCCGTTAAGGGGCGGGGCAGGGGGTCAGGGAGGGGTGGAGATTGGGCAAATCCTCTGTAACTGATATCTGTGACATCTACTCTGGTACATCCAGATAGACCTTTAAGCCAATTAACGACAGCAAGGttgcttttaatatttttatagaatTTTTTTATGTGCAATTAAAATAAAGACGTTGCATTTTAAATGCAGTTTTGCGCAACATTTGATACTTACTAAAAACACATCTTTCATTTTTGCTCATAACTTCATGTTTTGGTTGTATTGGAAGggaatggaagaaaaattgtggAAGCTTGGCAAGCTCAACCATGTTGCAATTGCTGTTCCTGATCTAGGTAAATTAATGCTTATGAACAGTTGGAGTCATCAAAATGACTATTGTCATGTTGACAATCCACCTGGCAACTTTAATTGTCAAATTTAGTTATGGGAACTTTGTTGAATTATTTATAAATTCAACCTGATAAAGGTTTGTTATGAATTTATTTGCACCAACCTCCTATTAGGCTATCCCACTCAGACAATTCATGGatggagagagacactgtgagagagAGGTGTGTCAATCAAGAAGACAAAATATTGACCTAGCCAGATCTTGAAGCTAAATTTCTCATTTTACTGTCTAGCACACTAAGCATTAAGCCACCATCTGCTATTATATTTAGAAAATGAGTTAtatctgttttttgtttttattgtagaaCAAGCGAGCAAGATGTATAGGAATGTATTAGGTGCTGATGTTAGTGATGTGCAAGTGAGTCAAGTTGAATGAAGCTGAAGTTAATCAAAGGGTATATGGAACCAAAGGTCCTAAGTGACATCTGATAGAATGTTAGATTCTCCTTTCAAACTCTCTCTAATTCACTTCCAAAACACAGGGAGAAATTGATGCTGCGTTGAGAGCTGTTATTTCACACACCACTTACTAATATATTATGCAACACATAAAAACTTCTCTGTTTATAATCTATAtcattatgaaatatttaatcaATCCTTTTTTCCTTACTTAGGATCTTCCAGAACATGGAGTATCCACTGTGTTTGTTAACTTGGGGAACACTAAACTTGAAGTAAGTattgtgaaagttttttttgtttttgccaatTGGTAACCTTTTCACCCTTTATCTCCCAGATTTTCTTTGTCACACGCTAATGACAAGATGAAATACATTTTTGTCCATTTCcttactgagctcaaaacttaccatctttattattctgtttacaaaaacatgacgctattgacattgctgatcctagctgTATGCAGGGTGCATGTCATACATGAACTTTGTACTGGGCCTCACTCATGGAGTCTGTGGCTCAGTTGTGAAGCATCAGAGGGGTCTGAAGGTCtaaggttcaattcctcatgaagactcagaatttttactttttcctaTGCTTGTAACAAGATGAAAAAcctctttctctatttttcactgagctcaaaacttaccatctctcttgtTCTATAATCTGTGTACTTGTTTCTTTAAATGTATATATGACAAACTAGAATGATcaatgaataattattttatcaatgATGAGGATACAAAATCTTTtgggaaaaggaaagcaaatGAACAATTTGTTCATATGTTGTCTTTCATCAGCTTTTACATCCTTTGGGAGACAACAGCCCAATAGCAGgttttctgaataaaaaaaaagatggtgGAATTCATCACATCTGTATTGAGGTCAggcaaatatttgttttcaattttttgtcgaaAGATTTTGAATGAGCTTCCCACACAGAGAAATTGCCTGTGGTCTGTGACTGTAACATTCCTTTACACCAAATTTTTATGTAGGTTGATGACATAAAAGAGGCTATGAAAGATCTTCAAGAACATAATATTAGAGCCCTGAATCCAGAACCaaaggtaaaaatgaaaatattacacAAATGtaactctttgttttgttacatAACGTTTGTGACTGGACAGTTTTCTGAGTTCAGATTTTAGGgatttttattttggtattttATTATTTGGTTAGATTGGTGCTCATGGTAAACCTGTAGTGTTTTTACACCCAAAAGACTGTGGTGGAGTTTTGGTTGAAATGGAACAAGCATAAGACTTGCAGAGGAAGTTAGAAGATTTATTATCTCTGAGCTCCTGTTGGGATTTTCCAAATTAATAACTGGCAACTTTATTGACTGAGATGAGAAATTCAGCCAGGTTAATAACTTTTAAGGTTTACTTCAGTGCAAACACATAAGATCAGAGCCTAGATTTGCAATAGTGCAGCTTTAATTTAACATATTGCAATTCAATGGAAAGCGATACACAGCATGGTTATGCTGCAAGGAATTAACCTGACAAGCTCTGTAGCTCATTCTTTTGAATGGCATACAGAGGTCAGTTGAGTGAAGTGATGgatttgaaaatgaatgcaTCAAAACTAGGCCATTGAGATAAGGCATAGTGCAAAGTCAGAGAAGAATTGTAAGATTTACTTCACTCAAGGATGATTTATAACTGAATTTGATTAGTGaattaaattattctttttGAATTAATGATTTAGAACAAAAATAGGATAGTGTTCTTATGTCAATAAAGAGTTGTCGTAATCTTAAGTTGAAACTTTCActctgaaatttatttatttatttccagCAACAATTATAACTACTAAGGATAGGAAAGGGGATCTTAGAATAACTTTTTATACAAAGTGTTTTGGTTGTCAGTCTTGCTACCTGTGCCTCACCATTAGATTTACCACTGGTCTGATATTGGGTCAAAGACCTGTCAACTGATTTTCTGCTACAAACTGCAAGTTTGTGGGAGGGTCAGTGTTAACCATAACTGTCTTCCCATTATGTTCAGGGGTGGATTCAGGAATTTTTTATGGGGAAGAGTTGAAACTTTGATTCAGGAACTAGAGCCTGGATGAactgagaaatatttcaagaagatAAGTGAATTTTGGATACTGTATGTTTTAGTAGTAACATGTGATCCTGTTAGTGCACAAATTTTATTGACGAGAAGtataaaaacaaagcaaagaacaCGGGCCTGAAGGAAGAGAAGGTCTGGACCCAGATCCTCCACCTAGATTTCCTGCTGGTGCTTATTTAGAGCAAGTGAAGATTCCATTAGGAGATAAAACAGAGGATGGAACATGATGAATTTGTTTGAATTACATGCTAGAAAATCAAGGGTTAGGGTTAGATGGTTAAATTGTTTGAATAGGAAGAGAGACTCTATTGTGCCTTTTGTTGAGGTAATAAGGTAAATATTTAGTCCATGTAGTTACTTAATTAAGCAAGCATGGTTACCCTACAATCTAGAAGTgaacttgttttacatttttcttttaattttttgacatTAACCTTAAGCTACCTCAGAGTTTCTCTCCTTCTTCTTCAACTTGATGTAGTTTTAGATGCAATTATCAATATCAGCAACCAGAAGTGCTTGGTTTTACAATGCAAACTATCATTAATGAAGGGCAAATGTTCCCCTGCACATGCACTTGAACATTGATCTCTGTGTTTCCAAGCAACATGCACAATTTTAGTTAAATTATCATGCAACATGTAATATATCGTTTCAAACACATCATAATTGAATAAACAATCAACagtaaaaatattataatttgcCCTATGTAGATCACTTATTGTATTCATTTCTCCTAGCAACGAATGTTGTGACGTGATTTCCGGTGCAATACTGCGGATGTATATCATGAACAGTAAGACTGCGGTTGAAGTAATTTGGATTAAGCAATCTTCTCAATTAACCTCGTGTCATTTCAGGAGTCTTTTGCGCGACGATAACGAGTTATGGTAAAATTTCCAAAGCGATTCTTGGTTATGTAAAATTCTTCCAAGCCTGTTCGAGACACAGAAACGACCCCACTCATCCAACGTGTATCAACGCCGAAAACTGCTAAAACAAGagcattttcatgttttgtttacaaGCCGGGAGTTTCTTGTAAAGAAGCACTTAGTCTTGTCATCAAGACGCGCTCTATTTTTCAGGCACCAAAGAAGACTTAGCAAGAAAAAGATCGAACTTAACATGaagctttaaatatatttatgcTTTGCGTTCCTAGTCGCTGAGGAGAGTATTCTCATTGCGTGGAATGGTAATTTTGCTTTAAACATATCACTCGTCACTAATCTGTGCCAACTTCTCTAACAGCTTACGTTGCTCTGGACATTATTAATTTGATGCTTGAAATAGCTATTATTTGAAGAACATGGACTTGAGGTCGCCATATCTTAAACGACGAACAGCGGGTGCAACATTGCTTTCATAATTTGGCAAATATCCCTTGAGTTCATAGAGGATTGATAAGAAGGCTGCAGTGCGCTAAAAATTCAAAAGCTGGGGAAAAGATTTTGCAAAAGTGCTCAATGTGTGGAGCGCTTGGAGGACGTAATCAAAATAGAGTTGTTCCTGTTTCTGATCTACCTTCGGAAAGAGTCGAAATACGAAAAGGCAGATGGTTGAGAGTAGTGCATTACAAACCTCGAATATCGAGATCCGATAGCGGTTACAGCCGTGATGATCTTCAGTCTAATCGCTCGGCTCATTCGGCGGGTTCAGCCACTTCTGGAGTTGGTGATCCTGATTACAAGAAGATagttgtaatatttttcatacatgGAGTTGGTGGTAGCGCTGATCTTTGGTACGAACAAGTACAATACTTTTGCAAGGCAGGTTACGAAGTTATAGCGCCTGACCTGCTAGGACACGGGCAAAGCTCCGCACCGAACAATACCGCAGATTACGAATTTTCTGAACTTTCGTATGATTTACTTCGTTTATTTGATCGATACCATAAGAAGAGGAACGTTTTAGTAGGACATTCGTATGGGTAAGTCTTCATGTTTCTGTACATCTGTTGCGCCCTTTGTATCCGATGATCGATCAGTTCCTTACGGAACTATATGTGACAAACAGCCCGGCCCCGAGGGTACTTTCCAAAGGAAAGCGATCTGACTCAACGAGGAGTGTCGTGTGGTGCACTTTGTACAGTGCTTGCTTTCAGCCCAGGAAGTTGCATAACTGATTGGTATTTCTTTATTCTAGCTGCTTCacattccttgtaaattagttccGAGGATTTGCTGTTAGACCAATTTAATTCTACTTGTATTATTAATCCCACTAGGGTATTCttatttcctgtttgctggatactgTCCTCACTTCTAGGAGTTCAAGGGTCAACTGATATTTCCTTGTTTCTTGTCACTTGAAAGGGTGGATTAAGTGGGGAGGGTAGGGGGCAATTAGGATGCAGCCAtctgtttcatgtttttttggttttttcatatcttttgtatttttttttttttttggtgcttgtTACTTTTGACAACTGAAAAACTTTGTCAACGAGTCAGCACCATGGTGGTTGGCAAGCCATGCcttttaacaatattttataatttactCAGGGCATCATTTTGTGCAGTGATTGCATGTGAGCGTGCTCGACTGGTGTCCAAGATGGTCCTCATATCTGGTGGAGGTCCTACACCACTTGTGGGTGTGGGTACCTGTGACGTGTTCTGCTTACCAACACTTCTACTGTCTTGTATCAAACCTGTGTTTTTGTCTGTCTATGAGAGGTTAGTCTTGCAGAATAAACATCTTTaacatgaacaagaaaaaaaattttgtctaCAAATTGTTAGATACTCAGCTGAAACAAACATTTCCAATAGTCATCTTGAACCCCCAGCTCCCAAGTTACAAACTGAAGATGGGAAAATTACtcagaaatgaaacaaagatctcattagaaCCATACAGTTGAggagaaaaatcttcaaatcTGAGTAAAGAATTAAATGTTACATTCTTATTGCACAATAACTGATGTCTGGTTAAAAATTTCATGACTTTAATTATTTCAGGCGGGCATATAACAGCATGAGAGCAAGATCACTCAGGAAGAAAGTGAAGGCCTTTAGTGCTCCACCTTTTGTAATGAAAGCTGTTATGGCAGGACAGGTCAGTAAATCCCTCTGAGTCTTTAAATGTTACATTTTGGgtagtgtttttgttttaaaaccacCTTAATTTAAGAATAACGTGACAGAGAGATCTCAGTGATTTTGTGGTTCATCTTTAGAACATGGTGTAATACATAGTCAAACAATGTTTTCCAGGTGTGGGAAGATGGTGATGAGACATATCACCAGGAACTGATGGTGCCGGCATTGTTGATTTACGGTGCACAGGACAAATTTGTAACTCTTGAGGAGGAGCAATGGATGCAAGAGGTTTGTGATTGAGCAAAGTTTGTGAGTCATTCCTTCAGGCTTTTATACTATATTTATTAACACTACTTGGTTCCATTTGTAATAGGTAATATACAGTTCATCTTTAGAGGTTATTCAAGATGCAGGCCACATGGTTATGGTGGAGTCTCCTGTGAGGtaagaaagcatttttttttttgctaaaacaGAGAATGAGTGTATTTTAGAGAGGGTATGATTGGATGCTCTTGTTTTGAGTTCCTGTACTGACTTTACTTGGGCTGTACCAAGAATTGGCCTAGCTCTGTGCCAATAAGTAATTTTTAGTTTCATATCATTTCTGTTGAGAGTGGCTCTCTCATTAGGTAACTTTCTAAATGGatttataaacatttattaattgaaacaattttcattattatcataaatGTCTTTGCCATCTATACAGAATAAGTTCCTCGCTCATGTTTTTTTAACAGCACACGTAGCTTTTTATTGTGGAGTCTCTTTTGTACATCTAAAAAATCTAAGGACTTGGGAAGTGCTCAATTAAAATGAAGTGAAATATTGCTTTTCTGATAGAATTGttctatttcctttattttatagAGTGAACTGGTTGATATATAACTTTCTTCAGCGTGATGCCACCACTAGATCACTACATGCTGGAAGTCAGTCTTGTAATCTTTCCTCAAAGGGATCTCTTCATGTTGCATCAAAGGATGAACCAGCTCCTTCTCGCACTCTCGAGGCTGGACTTCAGACAGTCTCTGAAAGTGTCAATGAAGAAACCAGACGACACTCAAGTGGAATGGCACTTGAACCTTCGGGTAAAAATTCTTTTAACATTCAAAGCTCACAGGCTTCTCTCAATGTTCCAGGAAATGTAGCATCTGCAAGAATTTCTACAGCAGATGATGTAGAGGAAATCATACCATTGCAGACAGGAGACTCTGAAATTTGTCTAGAAATTCCACAGATGGCTGTCACTGCCAATAATGCTTCTCAGGAAGAAACTCAAGATGACACAATGCAAGCCTTAACAAATGATTTTCAGTATTCAGATGGCTCCCTTAGGAAAGATAAGAAATCAGATGAAACTAACGTTAATGTGTTAGTGAACAGTTCACTGTCCCCAAGTTTAGGAGCAGTTCAAATAATGAGACCTTTGGCTGGTGTAGCCTGGACAAAAAACAGCACTGGTTCTGGTGCAACAAGGAGATCTTCGCTTAATTCATTTCTCAGGCTTTCCAGTAAGATGGAGCCAAGTGGCTCTAAAAGTGCACCATCATCTCCAGTGACGGAAAGATCCACAGAATTTAAAAACAAGTCTTTCCAATAATTTGTGAATGACTCAATTCCTCTTATCTATTTAATGTTAAGGGTAATGGGATGTACATATCAATTTTCGTCATCATGTATACTTAAGAttcttgtaaaaaataattcatatggaaaaatatttgcACAGTATTTATCTTTAATTTAATTGCAAATCTGGTTATCATTATCTATGGTATCTTCTGGAGAATGATGttctacaattaaaaaaatgctatATTTAAATATATGCTGTGCCATAGGCTCTAGGTATTTCACTTCACCACACAGTAGTGCAGATTTAGATGCAAAACATTCTGcctttgttacatttttaggTACCCAATAGATAggcaaaaatgtattttcacagaAGTAAACttgttaaaaaatggaaaactatCCTAGATTCCATCAAAAATATGGTGTGAGGTGAAAAAGAATGTCACTGAGGACCCTCAAACAGGCCATGATACAATGTACACAATTAGGGTTAGatacaataatgataatattttaaaataacctTGTGATGTTTGCCATTTTTCATTATCTTGAAAGGGGCATTCATTTGTCTCATTTTATGTATTTGGATAGAAGGGTTCCCATTTAaggaaacatggaaaaaaaaatccaaatttaaaCTGCTCATTTTCTAAGAACATAACAGGCAGTTTGTGGTATTTAGAATTGCATTACCTCAGTTACAAAGGAAACACATTAAAATGAATCCCTAGCTGGCACCAGATTGGTGTTTCTTTTTGAACAAAGAATTTTGTATGTGTCATTTGTTCAGTCTGTTATGATTTTGGGATGTGTGTAGCTTGGAGATTTTTGACTGAGAATTATCAATAACAATTCTTGACAACAGAGATTGCTGAAAAACCATGCAATTCTGCAATCTCTGTTGTTAATGAACATCAGATGGACCAGTATGAATAAATCTGTGAGCAT is a window encoding:
- the LOC131784739 gene encoding ethylmalonyl-CoA/methylmalonyl-CoA epimerase-like isoform X1; protein product: MAFRLCSSRILRAAVLPFSWGNFSNFPIKNGISTSAILCQGMEEKLWKLGKLNHVAIAVPDLEQASKMYRNVLGADVSDVQDLPEHGVSTVFVNLGNTKLELLHPLGDNSPIAGFLNKKKDGGIHHICIEVDDIKEAMKDLQEHNIRALNPEPKIGAHGKPVVFLHPKDCGGVLVEMEQA
- the LOC131784053 gene encoding E3 ubiquitin-protein ligase MARCHF2-like, with the protein product MESDSRSEKQHIIPIADRRVSPADSDQSNNFHLELLSHSSDDLLNTCRICRDETVRGLLVSPCLCSGTLGKCHVQCLEEWLSKANKDSCEICGHEFHVRKLPRSFQEWFTKGQSRRERRYLCGDLICFLILSPLVFASSYLCAQGAWHYMALTDTWTGAGLIVLSLFLWCIYGFWLIVTLRFHHRCWQDWRERNYRVKLVKIEIVDVKERRKDEGLLETSV
- the LOC131784739 gene encoding ethylmalonyl-CoA/methylmalonyl-CoA epimerase-like isoform X2, producing MAFRLCSSRILRAAVLPFSWGNFSNFPIKNGISTSAILCQGMEEKLWKLGKLNHVAIAVPDLEQASKMYRNVLGADVSDVQDLPEHGVSTVFVNLGNTKLELLHPLGDNSPIAGFLNKKKDGGIHHICIEVDDIKEAMKDLQEHNIRALNPEPKGWIQEFFMGKS
- the LOC131784721 gene encoding uncharacterized protein, whose translation is MCGALGGRNQNRVVPVSDLPSERVEIRKGRWLRVVHYKPRISRSDSGYSRDDLQSNRSAHSAGSATSGVGDPDYKKIVVIFFIHGVGGSADLWYEQVQYFCKAGYEVIAPDLLGHGQSSAPNNTADYEFSELSYDLLRLFDRYHKKRNVLVGHSYGASFCAVIACERARLVSKMVLISGGGPTPLVGVGTCDVFCLPTLLLSCIKPVFLSVYERRAYNSMRARSLRKKVKAFSAPPFVMKAVMAGQVWEDGDETYHQELMVPALLIYGAQDKFVTLEEEQWMQEVIYSSSLEVIQDAGHMVMVESPVRVNWLIYNFLQRDATTRSLHAGSQSCNLSSKGSLHVASKDEPAPSRTLEAGLQTVSESVNEETRRHSSGMALEPSGKNSFNIQSSQASLNVPGNVASARISTADDVEEIIPLQTGDSEICLEIPQMAVTANNASQEETQDDTMQALTNDFQYSDGSLRKDKKSDETNVNVLVNSSLSPSLGAVQIMRPLAGVAWTKNSTGSGATRRSSLNSFLRLSSKMEPSGSKSAPSSPVTERSTEFKNKSFQ